In Amycolatopsis jiangsuensis, the following proteins share a genomic window:
- a CDS encoding NAD(P)/FAD-dependent oxidoreductase has protein sequence MRVVIVGGGFAGYHAAKELLRTVRGETEVVVVNPTDYFLYLPLLPEVAAGILDPRSITVSIPDTLPGVRLALGTVTSVDLEGRVVRYTDPEDGEQELSYDRLVLAAGSVNKLLPIPGVAECAHGFRGVPEALYLRDHITRQIELAAAATDPAERAARCTFVVVGAGYTGTEVAAQGPGFTAALAARHPELAGQPIRWLLLDVKKRVLPELDARLGRTADRVLRERGVEVLMGDSVEEAGAESVKLTSGDHVPTRTLVWCVGVRPDPLVSDVGLETDHGRIVVTAQLGVPGRPEVFACGDAAAVPDLTNPGSPTAMTAQHAQRQGKLAGRNVAASLGHGTPGTYRHHDLGFVVDLGGRRAAANPLHIPLSGLPAKAVTRAYHLLAMPGNRMRTAAGWLLALVTRRPTVQLGLVRGPSVPLDTGSPELPHLRH, from the coding sequence ATGCGGGTCGTGATCGTCGGCGGCGGGTTCGCCGGCTACCACGCGGCGAAGGAACTGCTGCGCACCGTGCGCGGCGAGACCGAGGTGGTGGTGGTCAACCCCACCGACTACTTCCTGTACCTGCCGCTGCTGCCCGAGGTCGCGGCCGGCATCCTCGATCCGCGGAGCATCACCGTGTCCATTCCGGACACCCTGCCCGGCGTGCGGCTGGCGCTCGGCACGGTGACCTCGGTGGACCTCGAAGGCCGGGTCGTGCGCTACACCGACCCGGAGGACGGCGAACAGGAGCTGTCCTACGACCGGCTCGTGCTCGCCGCGGGCAGTGTGAACAAGCTGCTGCCGATTCCCGGCGTCGCCGAATGCGCGCACGGTTTCCGCGGCGTGCCCGAGGCGCTGTACCTGCGTGACCACATCACCCGGCAGATCGAGCTCGCCGCGGCGGCCACCGATCCGGCCGAGCGCGCGGCCCGCTGCACCTTCGTCGTGGTCGGCGCCGGGTACACCGGCACCGAGGTCGCCGCGCAGGGGCCCGGGTTCACCGCGGCGCTGGCCGCCCGGCACCCGGAGCTGGCCGGGCAGCCGATCCGGTGGCTGCTGCTGGACGTCAAGAAGCGGGTGCTGCCCGAACTCGACGCCCGGCTGGGCCGCACCGCCGACCGGGTGCTGCGCGAACGCGGCGTCGAGGTGCTCATGGGCGACTCGGTCGAGGAGGCCGGCGCCGAGAGCGTCAAGCTCACCTCCGGGGACCACGTGCCGACCCGCACGCTGGTGTGGTGCGTCGGCGTCCGGCCCGATCCGCTCGTCTCGGACGTGGGGCTGGAGACCGACCACGGCCGCATCGTGGTGACCGCGCAGTTGGGTGTGCCGGGCAGGCCGGAGGTGTTCGCCTGCGGCGACGCGGCCGCGGTGCCCGATCTGACCAACCCCGGCTCGCCCACCGCGATGACCGCGCAACACGCGCAGCGGCAGGGGAAACTCGCCGGCCGCAACGTGGCCGCGTCGCTCGGCCACGGCACCCCGGGCACCTACCGTCACCACGATCTCGGCTTCGTGGTGGACCTCGGGGGCCGCCGGGCCGCGGCGAACCCCCTGCACATCCCGCTGTCCGGTCTCCCGGCGAAGGCGGTCACCCGCGCGTACCACCTGCTGGCCATGCCCGGCAACCGGATGCGTACCGCGGCGGGATGGCTGCTGGCGCTGGTGACCCGGCGTCCGACCGTCCAACTGGGACTCGTCCGCGGGCCGTCGGTGCCGCTCGACACCGGCAGCCCGGAACTCCCGCACCTGCGTCACTGA
- a CDS encoding VOC family protein, protein MTAKLNPYVSFRDNAREALEFYHGVFGGDLSLNTFGESGAPAGSDLADKIMHGFLVTGQGFILMAADTPPGMEHRPGTNVSISLSGDEAELLRGYWAKLAEGGTVGVPLEKQMWGDEFGACTDRFGISWMVNIGQPEG, encoded by the coding sequence ATGACGGCGAAACTCAACCCCTACGTCAGCTTCCGCGACAACGCCCGTGAGGCGCTGGAGTTCTACCACGGCGTCTTCGGCGGGGACCTCTCGCTGAACACCTTCGGCGAGTCCGGAGCACCGGCCGGCAGCGATCTCGCGGACAAGATCATGCACGGATTCCTGGTGACCGGGCAGGGATTCATCTTGATGGCCGCGGACACCCCGCCGGGAATGGAACACCGGCCCGGCACGAACGTTTCGATCAGTCTCAGCGGCGACGAGGCGGAACTGCTGCGTGGTTACTGGGCGAAACTCGCCGAGGGCGGCACAGTCGGAGTGCCGCTGGAAAAGCAGATGTGGGGTGACGAGTTCGGTGCCTGCACCGACCGGTTCGGCATTTCCTGGATGGTGAACATCGGGCAGCCAGAAGGCTGA
- a CDS encoding SigB/SigF/SigG family RNA polymerase sigma factor has protein sequence MTPPPIVRRRDEYAHTAPLFEQLAAMDEDDPGRGGLRDRLVTEFLPVAEHIATRFTGRGEPREDLVQVARIGLINAIDRFTPDRGPDFLSFAVPTIMGEIRRYFRDTGWSVRVPRRLKELHLSLSQGSGTLSQSLGRAPTPSELAEHLGLALAEVHEGLIAGNAYQTLSVDKPVHDDAEPLSLADTLGEEDTELEHIEAHEALQPLLRELPRRERAILVMRFFGGLTQTQIADRVGISQMHVSRLLSQTLDQLRGKLTDES, from the coding sequence GTGACGCCGCCCCCGATCGTCCGCCGCCGGGACGAGTACGCGCACACGGCGCCGCTGTTCGAGCAGCTCGCCGCGATGGACGAGGACGACCCCGGCCGGGGTGGCCTGCGCGACCGGCTGGTGACGGAGTTCCTGCCGGTGGCCGAGCACATCGCCACCCGGTTCACCGGGCGCGGGGAACCCCGCGAGGACCTGGTGCAGGTGGCGCGGATCGGCCTGATCAACGCGATCGACCGGTTCACCCCGGATCGCGGGCCGGACTTCCTGTCGTTCGCGGTCCCGACCATCATGGGGGAGATCCGCCGCTACTTCCGGGACACCGGCTGGTCGGTGCGGGTGCCCCGCCGGCTCAAGGAGCTGCACCTGTCACTCAGCCAGGGCTCCGGCACGCTGTCGCAGTCCCTCGGCCGCGCGCCGACGCCCAGCGAACTGGCCGAGCACCTCGGACTGGCGCTGGCCGAGGTCCACGAAGGACTGATCGCGGGCAACGCCTACCAGACGCTGTCGGTGGACAAGCCGGTGCACGACGACGCGGAACCGCTTTCCCTGGCCGACACCCTCGGCGAGGAGGACACCGAACTCGAGCACATCGAGGCGCACGAGGCCCTGCAGCCGCTGCTTCGGGAACTGCCGCGGCGCGAGCGCGCGATCCTGGTGATGCGCTTTTTCGGCGGACTCACCCAGACCCAGATCGCCGACCGCGTCGGCATCTCGCAGATGCACGTTTCCCGGCTGTTGTCGCAGACCCTGGACCAGCTGCGCGGGAAACTCACCGACGAAAGCTGA
- a CDS encoding ATP-binding protein, whose product MDDEGPGGSPLSELPAARRPLDEVIELRLPADTDQIPLVRMLAQAVAARSDYGLDAIADVQMAVDEACAQLVGAAEPGATMACRFRTGVAGVHLTVETRTRHAQPPGEHTFGWHVLSTLARSVAAQCLPEAGGGYLLCLDLDLSPETTW is encoded by the coding sequence ATGGACGACGAGGGACCCGGCGGCTCGCCGCTGAGCGAGCTGCCCGCGGCACGCCGGCCGCTCGATGAAGTCATCGAGCTGCGGCTGCCCGCGGACACCGATCAAATACCGCTGGTGCGGATGCTGGCGCAGGCCGTCGCGGCCAGGTCCGACTACGGGCTGGACGCGATCGCCGACGTGCAGATGGCGGTCGACGAGGCCTGTGCCCAGCTCGTCGGCGCCGCCGAGCCCGGCGCCACGATGGCCTGCCGGTTCCGGACCGGGGTGGCGGGTGTCCACCTCACCGTCGAAACCCGGACCCGGCATGCGCAGCCACCCGGTGAGCACACCTTCGGCTGGCACGTGCTGAGCACGCTCGCCCGGTCGGTCGCCGCGCAGTGCCTGCCGGAAGCCGGCGGGGGCTATCTGCTGTGCCTCGATCTCGATCTGAGCCCGGAGACCACCTGGTGA
- a CDS encoding aconitate hydratase — translation MSGARTLAAKLIDEHLESGNPVPGEEIALRIDQTLTQDATGTLVMQELEALGIDRAKTRLSAQYVDHNLLQADDKNAEDHAYLRSACRRFGLWFSRAGNGVSHPTHMQRFGVPGSTLAGSDSHTCAAGSLGMLAIGVGGLEVALAIAGQPLYLRMPEIWGVRLTGELPEWVSAKDVVLEMLRRHGVRGGVHRIVEYHGPGLRWLSAMDRHVIANMGAELGATTTVFPADDAVAAFLRAQNREDDFRELAADPGADYDVTDEIDLGTLEPLVARPSSPGDVVPVREAAGTPIDQVVLGSSANPGFRDFAIAASLVHGRRVAGTTSFDVNPTSRQTLVDLTHTGAVTDLLQAGARIHQAGCLGCIGMGQAPAPGRNSLRTFPRNFPGRSGTPDDAVWLCSPETAAASAIEGRLSDPREFARDRGISWQAPAEPDRPAVLDDVVEAPLPPEEAAHAELDKGPNISGLPDFAGLPADLTAPVLLKLGDDVSTDEISPAGARALPLRSNLPKLAEFTLTRVDEDYPRRAGETGDHLLVAGGNYGQGSSREHAAITPRYLGLRAVLAKSFARIHWQNLANFGVLPLEFTDEQDYDDIGSGDVLEFTGLPEQLTAGSEVRVRNTTRDREYRLRHRLSPRQAEAVVAGGRIPQLARSG, via the coding sequence ATGAGCGGCGCACGGACGTTGGCGGCGAAACTGATCGACGAGCACCTGGAGTCCGGGAATCCGGTACCGGGTGAGGAAATCGCCCTGCGGATCGACCAGACCCTCACGCAGGACGCGACGGGCACCCTCGTGATGCAGGAGCTCGAAGCCCTCGGGATCGACCGCGCGAAAACCCGGCTCAGCGCGCAGTACGTCGACCACAACCTGCTGCAGGCGGACGATAAGAACGCCGAGGACCACGCCTACCTCCGTTCCGCCTGCCGCCGGTTCGGGCTGTGGTTCTCGCGGGCAGGCAACGGGGTTTCCCATCCCACGCACATGCAGCGCTTCGGCGTACCGGGCAGCACGCTCGCCGGTTCGGACTCGCACACCTGCGCCGCCGGTTCACTGGGCATGCTCGCCATCGGCGTCGGCGGGCTGGAGGTGGCGCTCGCCATCGCCGGTCAACCACTGTACCTGCGCATGCCGGAGATCTGGGGCGTCCGGCTCACCGGTGAGCTGCCGGAATGGGTGTCGGCCAAGGACGTGGTGCTGGAAATGCTGCGCCGGCACGGGGTTCGTGGCGGGGTGCACCGGATCGTCGAGTACCACGGCCCCGGCCTGCGCTGGCTCTCCGCGATGGACCGGCACGTGATCGCCAACATGGGGGCGGAGCTCGGTGCCACCACGACCGTGTTCCCCGCCGACGACGCGGTGGCGGCCTTCCTGCGCGCGCAGAACCGCGAGGACGACTTCCGCGAACTCGCCGCCGATCCCGGCGCGGACTACGACGTGACCGACGAGATCGATCTGGGCACGCTGGAACCGCTGGTCGCCCGGCCGTCGTCGCCCGGCGACGTGGTGCCGGTGCGCGAAGCCGCCGGAACTCCGATCGACCAGGTGGTCCTCGGATCCTCGGCGAACCCCGGCTTCCGCGACTTCGCGATCGCCGCCTCCCTCGTGCACGGCCGGCGGGTGGCCGGCACGACCAGTTTCGACGTGAATCCGACGTCGCGGCAGACGCTCGTCGATCTCACCCACACCGGAGCCGTCACCGACCTGCTGCAGGCCGGCGCACGCATCCACCAGGCGGGCTGCCTCGGCTGCATCGGCATGGGCCAGGCGCCGGCTCCCGGCCGCAACTCGCTGCGCACGTTCCCGCGCAACTTCCCCGGGCGTTCCGGAACCCCGGACGACGCGGTGTGGCTGTGCTCGCCGGAGACCGCCGCCGCGTCCGCGATCGAAGGCCGGCTGAGTGATCCCCGCGAGTTCGCCCGGGACCGGGGGATCAGCTGGCAGGCTCCCGCGGAGCCGGACCGTCCGGCGGTGCTCGACGACGTCGTCGAGGCGCCGTTGCCGCCGGAGGAAGCCGCCCACGCGGAGCTGGACAAGGGCCCGAACATCTCCGGACTGCCGGACTTCGCCGGGCTGCCGGCCGACCTGACCGCGCCGGTGCTGCTGAAACTCGGCGACGACGTGTCCACCGACGAGATCTCCCCGGCCGGGGCGCGTGCCCTGCCGCTGCGCTCGAACCTGCCGAAACTCGCCGAGTTCACGCTGACCCGCGTCGACGAGGACTACCCGCGCCGGGCCGGGGAGACCGGGGACCACCTCCTGGTCGCCGGCGGCAACTACGGGCAGGGCTCGTCGCGGGAACACGCCGCGATCACCCCTCGCTACCTCGGGCTGCGGGCGGTGCTGGCCAAGTCGTTCGCCCGGATCCACTGGCAGAACCTGGCCAACTTCGGCGTCCTCCCCCTCGAATTCACCGACGAGCAGGACTACGACGACATCGGCAGCGGCGACGTCCTGGAATTCACCGGCCTGCCCGAGCAGCTCACCGCCGGATCCGAGGTCCGCGTGCGCAACACCACCCGGGACCGGGAGTACCGGCTCCGCCACCGGCTCTCCCCGCGGCAGGCCGAGGCGGTCGTGGCCGGCGGCCGGATACCGCAGCTGGCCCGCTCCGGGTGA
- a CDS encoding class I SAM-dependent methyltransferase, whose product MDEQHWEKRYRSRARLFSGAPNEVLMTEVRGLPPGQALDVGCGEGADARWLAAQGWQVTAVDLSRTALRQAATAGAGSAGQVAWTHGDPTVHPPPAGAFDLVSLQYFPLRRVPGHRALCGLLHAVAPGGTLLFVSHSPAEVGPQYDGYYQPAEVATLLGNGWRVLTDESRPRSGPPPEGTHHTRDTVLRAVRGHRQRAGGPVIRPARRVLDSDERRTDVGGETDRRAPGVRESGTG is encoded by the coding sequence ATGGACGAGCAACACTGGGAGAAGCGGTATCGCAGCCGTGCCCGGCTGTTCAGCGGTGCGCCCAACGAGGTCCTGATGACCGAGGTGCGCGGCCTGCCGCCCGGCCAGGCACTCGACGTGGGGTGCGGTGAAGGCGCCGACGCCCGCTGGCTGGCAGCACAGGGCTGGCAGGTCACCGCGGTCGATCTTTCCCGGACCGCGCTGCGGCAGGCCGCCACGGCCGGTGCCGGCTCCGCCGGGCAGGTGGCCTGGACCCACGGCGACCCGACCGTGCACCCGCCTCCGGCAGGGGCGTTCGATCTCGTTTCACTCCAGTACTTTCCGCTCCGCCGCGTTCCCGGCCACCGCGCACTGTGCGGGCTGCTTCACGCGGTCGCGCCCGGGGGCACCCTGCTGTTCGTCAGCCACTCCCCCGCCGAAGTCGGTCCGCAGTACGACGGGTACTACCAGCCCGCCGAGGTCGCCACACTGCTCGGCAACGGCTGGCGAGTGCTGACCGACGAAAGCAGGCCGCGGTCCGGCCCGCCTCCGGAGGGCACGCACCACACCCGCGACACCGTGCTGCGCGCCGTCCGGGGTCACCGACAACGCGCCGGCGGACCGGTTATCCGGCCGGCACGGCGGGTACTCGACAGCGATGAGCGGCGCACGGACGTTGGCGGCGAAACTGATCGACGAGCACCTGGAGTCCGGGAATCCGGTACCGGGTGA
- a CDS encoding helix-turn-helix domain-containing protein: MTDEFDAVLTAVGPRLRELRRRSGTTLAALSETTGIPISTLSRLESGQRKPGLELLLPLAKAYRVPLDDLVAAPATGDPRVYPRPFKRGEMTVVPLTRKPGGLQAFKQILPAGRAGGEPEPRSHEGYHWLYVLNGRLRVLLGDQDLVLAAGEVAEFDTHLPHWFGNADEHPVEFLSILGPQGERFHIRARYRPER; the protein is encoded by the coding sequence ATGACCGACGAGTTCGACGCCGTGCTGACCGCCGTGGGCCCGCGGTTGCGGGAGCTGCGCCGGCGCAGCGGGACCACGCTGGCCGCTCTGTCGGAGACGACCGGGATCCCGATCAGCACGCTGTCGCGGCTGGAGTCCGGCCAGCGCAAGCCCGGGCTGGAACTGCTGCTCCCGCTCGCCAAGGCCTACCGGGTGCCGCTCGACGACCTGGTCGCCGCGCCGGCCACCGGTGACCCGCGGGTGTATCCGCGGCCGTTCAAGCGCGGCGAGATGACCGTGGTGCCGCTCACCCGCAAGCCCGGCGGGCTGCAGGCGTTCAAGCAGATTCTCCCGGCGGGCCGGGCGGGCGGCGAGCCCGAGCCCCGTTCGCATGAGGGATACCACTGGCTGTACGTGCTCAACGGGCGGCTGCGGGTGCTGCTCGGCGACCAGGACCTGGTGCTCGCCGCGGGCGAGGTCGCGGAGTTCGACACCCACCTGCCGCACTGGTTCGGCAACGCCGACGAGCATCCGGTGGAGTTCCTGAGCATCCTCGGCCCGCAGGGTGAACGGTTCCACATCCGCGCGCGGTACCGGCCGGAGAGGTGA
- a CDS encoding bifunctional nuclease family protein, which produces MVAVRVQGLAVVAQEVAPVVLLREETGSRRWLAITIGAPEAQELAAAQEHVVSARPGTVELIIDVLGALGQQVERVEITQLEDSIFHADLVLGDGVRVSARPSDAIAIGLRTQVPLEVAEAVLDEAAVDVTVAAGEEMPGGESGEPSEDEIRRFRDLLDEVSPEDFRDPGTE; this is translated from the coding sequence ATGGTGGCGGTGCGCGTACAGGGACTGGCCGTGGTCGCGCAGGAGGTGGCGCCGGTCGTGCTGCTGCGCGAGGAGACCGGATCGCGCCGCTGGCTCGCGATCACCATCGGCGCGCCGGAGGCGCAGGAGCTGGCCGCGGCGCAGGAGCACGTCGTCTCGGCGCGGCCGGGCACGGTCGAGCTGATCATCGACGTGCTCGGCGCGCTCGGGCAGCAGGTCGAGCGGGTCGAGATCACTCAGCTGGAGGACAGCATCTTCCACGCCGACCTGGTGCTGGGCGACGGGGTGCGGGTGTCGGCGCGGCCCAGTGACGCGATCGCGATCGGGCTGCGGACCCAGGTCCCGCTCGAGGTCGCCGAAGCGGTGCTGGACGAGGCGGCGGTGGACGTGACGGTGGCCGCGGGCGAGGAAATGCCCGGCGGTGAGTCCGGAGAGCCGAGTGAGGACGAGATCCGCCGGTTCCGGGATTTGCTCGACGAGGTGAGCCCGGAAGACTTCCGAGACCCCGGAACGGAGTGA
- a CDS encoding LLM class flavin-dependent oxidoreductase encodes MSEVRYGLCLPPFGDPAVVVDPAVRAEAAGWDGVFLWDHVVPAQPPIADPWTTLAAIAQATTKLRLSPMVTPSARRESVPPGPTRHPVSCARCGPGGSCGTAGTHYRLDLDATEPEPYPIPVWAGCGVAHPRVLERAAAGDGVFPFPGSCPTRPRCWAGSCAGYVRGRPYDVAVAGNASPAWDEPVTADLTALTQAGMTWWMGSLIHFDPLELSLAVVDAGPPRAG; translated from the coding sequence GTGAGCGAAGTCCGCTATGGGCTCTGCCTGCCCCCGTTCGGCGATCCGGCGGTGGTCGTCGACCCGGCTGTCCGCGCCGAGGCCGCGGGCTGGGACGGGGTGTTCCTGTGGGATCACGTCGTGCCGGCACAGCCGCCGATCGCCGATCCGTGGACCACGCTGGCCGCGATCGCCCAGGCCACGACGAAGCTGCGGCTCAGCCCGATGGTCACGCCGTCGGCGCGGCGCGAGAGCGTTCCGCCCGGACCGACGAGGCACCCGGTCTCATGCGCGCGATGTGGGCCGGGCGGCAGCTGCGGCACAGCGGGTACGCACTACCGCCTCGACCTCGACGCCACCGAGCCCGAGCCGTACCCGATTCCGGTGTGGGCCGGGTGCGGCGTCGCCCATCCCCGGGTGCTCGAACGCGCGGCGGCCGGCGACGGCGTCTTTCCGTTTCCGGGGTCATGCCCGACTCGCCCGAGGTGCTGGGCCGGATCGTGCGCCGGGTACGTCCGCGGACGGCCGTACGACGTGGCTGTAGCCGGCAACGCGAGCCCCGCCTGGGACGAACCCGTCACCGCCGACCTCACCGCGCTCACGCAGGCGGGAATGACCTGGTGGATGGGGTCGCTGATCCACTTCGATCCACTGGAGCTGTCGCTGGCCGTGGTCGACGCCGGCCCGCCGCGCGCGGGCTGA
- a CDS encoding PadR family transcriptional regulator has translation MWIDVLLLAKLAERPRHGYELRKQVEESSGRALSNNSLYPALRRFAEAGAVTRTAQQQEGRPPRHVYTITDVGRELLHDLLAELPAELAGDPAEFLARLAGFGRLEPAERLRVLDAREKAVAAQRERLAKLGTGQVGPWSRLVLAEVRRRAEHEQDWLASLRTRAEQVSPELSPEHFPEHFPEEDSR, from the coding sequence GTGTGGATCGACGTGCTCCTGCTCGCCAAGCTCGCCGAGCGCCCGCGGCACGGGTACGAGCTGCGCAAGCAGGTGGAGGAGTCCAGCGGTCGCGCGCTGTCGAACAACTCGCTGTACCCGGCGTTGCGCCGGTTCGCCGAGGCCGGTGCGGTCACTCGCACGGCGCAGCAGCAGGAGGGCAGGCCGCCGCGGCACGTCTACACGATCACCGACGTCGGCCGGGAACTGCTGCACGACCTGCTCGCCGAGCTGCCGGCCGAGCTCGCCGGCGATCCGGCGGAGTTCCTCGCCCGGCTCGCCGGTTTCGGCCGGCTCGAGCCGGCCGAGCGGCTGCGCGTGCTCGACGCGCGCGAGAAGGCCGTCGCGGCGCAACGCGAGCGGCTGGCCAAGCTCGGCACCGGGCAGGTCGGCCCGTGGAGCCGGCTCGTGCTGGCCGAGGTGCGCCGCCGGGCCGAGCACGAACAGGACTGGCTCGCGTCGCTCCGGACGCGGGCGGAACAGGTTTCCCCCGAGCTTTCCCCTGAGCACTTTCCCGAGCATTTTCCTGAGGAGGACTCCCGATGA
- a CDS encoding cytochrome P450, producing MTTTERAPQLPFARPNVLDIAPLYEVLRRQGPIVPVTTPAGDPAWLVTAYEQAREVFGDKRFGRSHPAPEEATTVSDAALLSGPQGDYDSEEASHARLRRVLVPAFSANRMRRLSGHVQELADRCLDDLEAAHDAAGGAPVNLHEYLSFPLPVLVICELLGVPYGDREKFRALSDRIGALDSRGDARVAMDEFMAYTAELAAVKRAEPGQDVMSDLVAAQAEDPTFTDEDLSRLAAGLLFAGHETTSNRIDLGVLYLLTDLARRDALAADPEGRLHATVEEILRMSAPGGLGLLRYAREDVEVGGVRIARGDALIISINSANRDESVFDGPGEFDAARKPNSHLAFGHGGFFCIGASLARTELRVVFGSLFRRFPGMRLAVPAAELEVRTNRFTGGVDQVPVVW from the coding sequence ATGACGACCACCGAACGCGCCCCGCAGCTGCCGTTCGCCCGGCCGAACGTGCTGGACATCGCACCGCTGTACGAGGTGCTGCGCCGCCAGGGCCCGATCGTGCCGGTCACCACGCCCGCCGGTGACCCGGCCTGGCTGGTCACGGCCTACGAGCAAGCCAGGGAAGTGTTCGGCGACAAGCGGTTCGGCCGTTCGCACCCGGCGCCGGAGGAAGCCACCACGGTCTCCGACGCGGCACTGCTGAGCGGACCGCAGGGCGACTACGACTCCGAGGAGGCGTCACACGCCAGGTTGCGCCGCGTGCTCGTGCCCGCGTTCTCGGCGAACCGGATGCGCCGGCTTTCCGGCCACGTCCAGGAGCTGGCCGACCGCTGCCTCGACGACCTCGAAGCAGCTCACGACGCGGCCGGTGGCGCGCCGGTGAACCTGCACGAATACCTGTCGTTCCCGTTGCCGGTACTGGTGATCTGCGAACTGCTCGGCGTGCCCTACGGCGACCGCGAGAAGTTCCGCGCGCTGTCCGACCGGATCGGCGCACTCGACAGCCGCGGCGACGCGCGGGTCGCGATGGACGAGTTCATGGCCTACACCGCGGAACTCGCCGCGGTGAAGCGGGCCGAGCCGGGGCAGGACGTGATGTCGGACCTGGTCGCCGCGCAGGCCGAGGATCCGACGTTCACCGACGAGGACCTCTCCCGGCTGGCCGCGGGCCTGTTGTTCGCCGGGCACGAGACCACGTCCAACCGGATCGATCTGGGCGTGCTGTACCTGCTCACCGATCTCGCCCGCCGGGACGCGCTCGCCGCGGACCCGGAGGGCAGGCTGCACGCCACCGTCGAGGAGATCCTGCGGATGTCCGCACCGGGTGGGCTGGGGCTGCTGCGGTACGCGCGCGAGGACGTGGAGGTCGGCGGTGTGCGGATCGCGCGCGGCGACGCGCTGATCATTTCGATCAACTCGGCCAACCGCGACGAGTCGGTGTTCGACGGTCCAGGGGAGTTCGACGCCGCCCGCAAACCCAACTCGCACCTGGCCTTCGGTCACGGCGGGTTCTTCTGCATCGGCGCCAGCCTGGCCCGCACCGAGCTGCGGGTCGTCTTCGGCTCGCTGTTCCGGCGGTTCCCCGGGATGCGGCTCGCGGTGCCCGCGGCCGAGCTGGAGGTGCGCACGAACCGGTTCACCGGTGGCGTCGACCAGGTGCCGGTCGTCTGGTGA
- a CDS encoding DUF1490 family protein: MKSDIAGRAVGLVVTGMAGAAAYDGVKRFARSRVARAATVSVTAWGLRGARAAETGAEKVRLATADIVSEARDRIGEQAPPPGTAAGHGHEH, encoded by the coding sequence ATGAAGAGCGACATCGCCGGGCGAGCGGTCGGACTGGTGGTCACCGGCATGGCCGGGGCGGCGGCGTACGACGGGGTGAAACGGTTCGCCCGTTCGAGGGTCGCGCGGGCGGCCACGGTCTCGGTCACCGCGTGGGGGCTGCGCGGGGCGCGGGCGGCGGAGACCGGTGCGGAGAAGGTCCGCCTCGCCACCGCGGACATCGTGAGCGAGGCCCGGGACCGGATCGGCGAGCAGGCACCGCCGCCCGGCACCGCGGCGGGCCACGGCCACGAGCACTGA